From a single Rhizobium lusitanum genomic region:
- a CDS encoding ABC transporter ATP-binding protein gives MSQLPAIELVGIDKKFGAVHANKDINLTVSKGSIHGIIGENGAGKSTLMSIIYGFYQADSGEIRINGNPIAIRDSQTAIAAGIGMVHQHFMLVDNFSVLENIMLGAEGGALLAKGVAAARAELGRLEADYGLDVDPDALIEELPVGQQQRVEILKAMYRGAEILILDEPTGVLTPAEADNLFRILRVLRDQGKTILLITHKLREIMAITDTVSVMRRGEMVATRKTAETTVEELAELMVGRRVLLRVEKGTAHPGDILLSVRNLTVKDGRGVTMVDNVSFDVRAGEIVGIAGVAGNGQSELLEAIAGIRKPASGEICLHGKPIGAADPAALRALGLAHIPEDRHHMGLVLKFEEYENSMLGYHRDPKYGRAGLLDLDAMRKDAIEKIEKYDIRPPNARLKTANFSGGNQQKIVVAREIERDPKALLIGQPTRGVDIGAIEFIHRRIIEMRDAGKAILLVSVELDEIRALSDRILVMFAGHVVGEKTADAGEQTLGLMMAGIAA, from the coding sequence GAACTTGTGGGCATCGACAAGAAGTTCGGTGCCGTCCACGCCAATAAAGACATCAACCTGACCGTTTCCAAGGGTTCGATCCACGGGATTATCGGAGAAAACGGTGCCGGGAAGTCGACTCTGATGTCGATCATCTACGGCTTCTATCAGGCCGATAGCGGCGAGATCCGCATCAATGGCAATCCTATCGCCATCCGTGACAGCCAGACGGCCATCGCCGCCGGCATCGGCATGGTGCACCAGCATTTCATGCTGGTCGATAATTTCTCCGTGCTGGAAAACATCATGCTCGGTGCCGAAGGCGGAGCCCTTCTGGCCAAGGGCGTTGCTGCGGCCCGCGCCGAGCTTGGCAGGCTGGAGGCGGATTACGGGCTGGACGTCGATCCTGACGCCCTGATCGAAGAACTCCCCGTCGGCCAGCAGCAGCGCGTCGAGATCCTGAAGGCCATGTATCGTGGCGCCGAGATCCTTATCCTCGATGAGCCCACCGGCGTGTTGACGCCCGCCGAAGCCGACAACCTGTTCCGGATCCTGCGCGTGCTGCGCGACCAGGGCAAGACCATCCTTCTCATTACCCATAAGCTGCGCGAGATCATGGCGATCACCGATACGGTATCGGTCATGCGCCGCGGCGAAATGGTGGCGACGCGCAAGACCGCCGAGACCACCGTCGAAGAGCTGGCCGAGCTGATGGTCGGCCGCCGCGTGCTGCTGCGTGTCGAAAAAGGCACCGCCCATCCCGGCGATATCCTGCTCTCTGTCCGTAACCTCACCGTCAAGGACGGTCGCGGTGTCACCATGGTCGACAATGTCTCCTTCGACGTGCGCGCCGGCGAGATCGTCGGCATCGCCGGCGTTGCCGGCAACGGCCAGTCTGAGCTGCTGGAGGCGATTGCCGGTATCCGCAAGCCGGCCTCGGGCGAGATCTGTCTGCACGGCAAGCCGATCGGCGCCGCCGATCCTGCCGCCCTGCGTGCCCTCGGCCTTGCCCATATCCCCGAAGATCGCCACCATATGGGCCTCGTCCTCAAATTCGAGGAATATGAGAATTCGATGCTCGGCTATCACCGTGACCCCAAATATGGCAGGGCCGGCCTGCTCGACCTCGATGCCATGCGCAAGGATGCGATCGAGAAGATCGAGAAATACGACATCCGCCCGCCGAACGCCCGGCTGAAGACCGCCAATTTCTCCGGTGGCAACCAGCAGAAGATCGTCGTCGCCCGTGAGATCGAGCGTGATCCGAAGGCCCTGCTGATTGGCCAGCCGACGCGCGGCGTCGACATCGGCGCCATCGAGTTCATCCATCGCCGCATCATCGAGATGCGCGACGCCGGCAAGGCGATCCTGCTGGTTTCGGTGGAGCTGGATGAAATCCGCGCGCTTTCGGACCGCATCCTCGTCATGTTCGCCGGCCATGTCGTCGGCGAAAAAACGGCTGACGCCGGTGAACAGACACTCGGCCTGATGATGGCCGGAATTGCCGCGTGA
- a CDS encoding purine-nucleoside phosphorylase: MTAVDILAAKLGDLQPRYGIVLGSGLGSLVDQVQDAVRIPYAEIPGFPVSAVSGHAGTLVAGRLGSVPVIMLSGRVHYYEKGDANAMRVPIETLKALGVDTLILTNSAGSLREEMPPGSVMQITDHINYSGMNPLIGEESDKRFVGMTSAYDSDLIMRMRKAAEKAEIKLSHGVYMWFSGPSFETPAEIRMARILGADAVGMSTVPEVILARLFGLRVAAASVITNYGAGMTGAELTHEETKDMAPVGGARLAAILTEMIADGGN; the protein is encoded by the coding sequence ATGACCGCCGTCGATATCCTGGCCGCAAAGCTCGGCGATCTCCAGCCGCGCTATGGCATCGTCCTCGGCTCCGGCCTGGGTTCGCTTGTCGATCAAGTGCAGGACGCTGTGCGCATCCCCTATGCGGAGATTCCGGGCTTTCCCGTCAGCGCCGTTTCCGGCCATGCCGGCACGCTGGTTGCCGGTCGTCTCGGCAGCGTACCGGTCATCATGCTGTCCGGCCGCGTGCATTACTATGAAAAGGGCGACGCAAACGCCATGCGCGTGCCGATCGAGACGCTGAAAGCTCTCGGCGTCGATACGTTGATCCTGACCAACTCGGCCGGGTCGCTGCGCGAGGAAATGCCGCCGGGATCGGTGATGCAGATCACCGACCACATCAATTATTCCGGCATGAACCCGCTGATCGGCGAGGAAAGCGACAAGCGTTTCGTCGGCATGACCAGCGCCTATGACAGTGATCTCATCATGCGCATGCGCAAGGCGGCGGAAAAGGCCGAGATCAAGCTGTCACACGGCGTCTATATGTGGTTCTCCGGCCCGAGCTTCGAAACGCCGGCGGAAATCCGGATGGCGCGCATCTTGGGCGCCGATGCCGTGGGCATGTCGACGGTGCCGGAGGTCATTCTGGCGCGTCTTTTCGGTCTAAGGGTTGCCGCAGCCTCCGTCATCACTAACTATGGGGCTGGCATGACCGGCGCCGAGCTGACGCATGAGGAGACCAAGGACATGGCTCCGGTCGGCGGCGCCCGTCTCGCGGCTATCCTGACAGAAATGATTGCGGACGGAGGAAACTGA
- the deoC gene encoding deoxyribose-phosphate aldolase, which translates to MTSHSLRETAAVALSLLDLTNLKDDCTPAQIETLCARAQSPFGNTAAICIWPRFVAQARGILGTDHAVKIATVVNFPAGDLEVADVAAEAREAIADGADEIDLVIPYHALLAGNEQAVTDMVAAVKAECTGPVILKTILETGELKDVALIQRASELAIAAGSDFIKTSTGKVAVNATLEAADIMLRAIRDSGRKVGFKPAGGIGSVADAALYLSLAETIMAPDWAMPSTFRFGASSLLDDILGVLAGGQSKTASSGY; encoded by the coding sequence ATGACGAGCCATTCCCTGAGAGAAACGGCGGCCGTTGCGCTTTCCCTTCTCGATCTCACCAATCTCAAGGATGATTGCACGCCGGCCCAGATCGAGACGCTCTGCGCCCGCGCCCAGTCGCCCTTTGGCAACACCGCCGCCATCTGTATCTGGCCGCGCTTCGTCGCCCAGGCACGCGGCATCCTCGGCACCGATCATGCGGTGAAGATCGCGACCGTGGTGAATTTCCCGGCTGGCGACTTGGAAGTGGCTGACGTTGCCGCCGAAGCGCGCGAGGCGATCGCCGATGGTGCGGACGAGATCGATCTCGTCATTCCCTATCACGCGCTGCTTGCCGGCAACGAGCAGGCCGTCACCGACATGGTCGCGGCCGTCAAGGCCGAATGCACCGGGCCGGTGATCCTGAAGACCATCCTCGAAACTGGCGAACTCAAGGACGTGGCGCTGATCCAGCGCGCCTCCGAACTGGCGATCGCCGCCGGCTCCGATTTCATCAAGACCTCCACCGGCAAGGTCGCCGTCAATGCGACGCTCGAAGCGGCCGACATCATGCTGCGGGCGATCCGAGACAGCGGCCGCAAGGTTGGCTTCAAGCCGGCCGGCGGCATCGGTTCCGTTGCCGATGCGGCCCTCTATCTGAGCCTTGCCGAGACCATCATGGCGCCAGACTGGGCCATGCCCTCGACCTTCCGTTTCGGCGCGTCGAGCCTGCTCGACGATATCCTCGGCGTGCTGGCCGGCGGACAGTCCAAGACAGCGTCTTCAGGCTACTGA
- the upp gene encoding uracil phosphoribosyltransferase — protein MDGVTVIDHPLVQHKLTIMRKKETSTGSFRRLLREISTLLCYEVTRDLEMTMQTIETPLQPMESPILEGKKLVFASILRAGNGLLEGMLDLVPSARVSHIGVYRDHETLQPVEYYFKAPEDISERLIIVVDPMLATGNSSIAAIDKLKERGAHNIRFLCLLAAPEGIANFRAAHPDVPVFTAAIDSHLNELGYIVPGLGDAGDRMYGTK, from the coding sequence ATGGACGGCGTCACTGTCATCGATCACCCGCTTGTGCAGCACAAGCTCACAATCATGCGCAAGAAGGAGACGTCGACGGGGAGCTTTCGCCGGCTGCTGCGCGAGATTTCGACGCTGCTCTGTTACGAGGTGACGCGCGATCTGGAAATGACGATGCAGACCATCGAAACGCCGCTGCAGCCCATGGAATCGCCGATCCTCGAAGGCAAGAAGCTGGTCTTCGCCTCGATCCTGCGCGCCGGCAACGGCCTGCTCGAAGGCATGCTGGATCTGGTTCCCTCCGCCCGCGTCTCGCATATCGGTGTCTACCGCGATCACGAGACGCTGCAGCCGGTCGAATACTACTTCAAGGCGCCGGAGGATATTTCCGAACGCCTGATCATCGTCGTCGACCCAATGCTGGCGACCGGCAACTCCTCGATCGCGGCGATCGACAAGCTGAAGGAGCGCGGCGCTCATAATATCCGCTTCCTCTGCCTGCTCGCCGCCCCCGAAGGCATTGCCAATTTCCGTGCAGCGCATCCAGACGTACCGGTCTTCACTGCGGCGATCGACAGCCACCTGAATGAACTGGGCTATATCGTCCCCGGCCTCGGCGATGCCGGCGACCGCATGTACGGCACGAAGTAA
- a CDS encoding TadE/TadG family type IV pilus assembly protein, with protein sequence MAGLTLAARLRARLRHFTRDERGVGAIEFAILFPVLLMLYLGAFEITVGLSVEKRTSRAAGSIADILTQQTNVTKTQLATMPSVAGAIFTPYATTGLTLKVTGIQIDAGSSATVAWSWAQDGSKPYTNGSAVTVPSDLKLPSSFLVRTELAIPYQMLSFGSDFLPAGSNQITIGRSYFYRPRSGSAITCSDC encoded by the coding sequence ATGGCGGGACTGACGCTGGCGGCGAGACTTCGCGCACGCCTGCGGCATTTTACCCGCGACGAGCGCGGCGTCGGCGCCATCGAATTCGCCATTCTCTTTCCGGTGCTGCTGATGCTCTATCTCGGCGCCTTCGAAATCACCGTTGGCCTCAGCGTCGAAAAACGCACAAGTCGGGCGGCTGGGTCCATTGCCGATATCCTGACCCAGCAAACCAACGTCACCAAGACGCAGCTCGCCACCATGCCCTCCGTCGCCGGCGCCATTTTCACGCCCTATGCCACCACCGGCCTGACGCTGAAGGTTACGGGAATCCAGATCGATGCTGGCAGCAGCGCCACCGTGGCGTGGTCCTGGGCGCAGGACGGAAGCAAGCCCTATACGAACGGCAGCGCCGTCACCGTGCCCAGCGACCTCAAACTGCCAAGCTCGTTTCTGGTCCGCACCGAACTTGCCATTCCCTATCAGATGCTCAGCTTCGGCTCGGATTTCCTGCCCGCCGGCAGCAACCAGATCACCATTGGCCGTTCCTATTTTTATCGCCCGCGCTCTGGAAGTGCGATCACCTGCAGCGACTGCTGA
- a CDS encoding TIGR02281 family clan AA aspartic protease, producing MLIRVLVFAGIIAAAATQVPALLDMQTATTEESPTPAVSAPQQVSAASLPHGSVLLPAGAGGHYQGDFKINGRPVEGMIDTGATYVAINESTARRLGISGNDLDYRYTTQTANGPSKVALVKLDRLEIGTIRVRDVDAVVAKDSALNTTLIGMSFLKKLNSYGVESGSLRLTQ from the coding sequence ATGCTCATTCGCGTGCTTGTCTTTGCCGGTATCATCGCCGCAGCAGCTACACAGGTGCCAGCACTGCTGGATATGCAGACGGCAACAACCGAAGAAAGCCCGACGCCGGCCGTCAGCGCCCCTCAACAGGTCTCGGCGGCGAGCCTGCCGCATGGCAGCGTGCTGCTGCCCGCAGGCGCTGGCGGTCATTATCAGGGCGACTTCAAGATCAACGGCCGGCCGGTGGAAGGCATGATCGATACGGGCGCGACCTATGTGGCGATCAACGAGAGCACGGCACGCCGCCTCGGCATCAGCGGCAACGACCTCGACTATCGCTATACCACCCAGACCGCCAACGGCCCGTCCAAGGTGGCGCTCGTCAAGCTCGATCGTCTCGAGATCGGCACGATCAGGGTCCGCGATGTGGACGCCGTGGTTGCAAAGGATAGCGCCTTGAACACGACGCTGATCGGCATGAGCTTTCTCAAAAAACTCAATTCCTATGGCGTCGAAAGCGGCTCGCTGCGCCTGACGCAGTAG
- a CDS encoding cytidine deaminase codes for MSHDLFEAARGAMAFAHAPYSKFPVGAAIRAEDGKIYAGANIENLSFPQGWCAEPTAISHMIMGGAKKIVEMAVIAEKLPLCPPCGGCRQKIAEFASRETRIYLCDETGVRKTMTMDELLPFSFETELLG; via the coding sequence ATGTCGCATGATCTGTTCGAGGCCGCCCGTGGGGCGATGGCCTTTGCGCATGCCCCCTATTCGAAATTCCCCGTCGGCGCGGCCATCCGCGCCGAAGACGGCAAGATCTACGCCGGCGCCAATATCGAGAACCTGTCTTTCCCGCAGGGCTGGTGCGCCGAGCCGACCGCGATCAGCCATATGATCATGGGCGGCGCCAAGAAGATCGTCGAAATGGCCGTCATCGCCGAGAAGCTGCCGCTCTGCCCGCCCTGCGGCGGCTGCCGGCAGAAGATCGCCGAATTTGCCAGCAGGGAAACGCGCATCTATCTTTGCGACGAAACCGGCGTGAGGAAGACGATGACCATGGATGAATTGCTGCCCTTCAGCTTCGAAACCGAGTTACTCGGATGA
- a CDS encoding ABC transporter permease, whose amino-acid sequence MDYYDILISVLGSTIRLSIPLIFTALAGLFSERAGVFDIGLEGKMLAAAFAAACMATFTGSAWAGLGAGIVVSVIFGLLHGFASITNRGNQIVSGVAINFLIAGLTVVLGQAWFGQGGRTPQLGADARFVPIILPGADAMRGVPIVGPLYANVISGNNILTYLAFLAVPISWWILYRTRFGLRLRAVGENPGAVDTAGISVTWLRYRALICAGILCGFSGTYLAIAQSAGFIANMSAGKGYIALAALIFAKWKPVPVMLSCLLFGFLDAFSNFMQGKSVPGIGEVPVQIFQALPYILTCILLAGFIGVAKPPKAGGVPYTKER is encoded by the coding sequence ATGGATTATTATGACATCCTCATCAGTGTGCTCGGCTCGACCATCCGCCTGTCGATTCCCTTGATCTTTACGGCACTTGCAGGTTTGTTTTCCGAGCGTGCCGGCGTTTTCGATATCGGCCTTGAAGGCAAGATGCTGGCCGCCGCATTTGCCGCCGCATGTATGGCGACGTTCACCGGATCCGCCTGGGCGGGGCTGGGCGCGGGCATCGTGGTCTCCGTCATATTCGGCCTGCTTCATGGCTTCGCCTCGATCACCAATCGCGGCAATCAGATTGTCTCCGGTGTTGCGATCAACTTTCTGATCGCCGGATTGACCGTCGTGCTCGGCCAGGCCTGGTTTGGCCAGGGCGGACGTACGCCACAGCTTGGCGCAGATGCGCGGTTCGTGCCGATCATCCTGCCGGGCGCCGATGCGATGCGCGGCGTGCCGATCGTTGGACCGCTCTATGCCAACGTCATTTCCGGCAATAACATTCTCACCTATCTTGCCTTCCTCGCCGTGCCGATTTCCTGGTGGATTCTGTACCGGACGCGATTTGGCCTGCGCCTGCGCGCCGTCGGCGAAAATCCCGGCGCTGTCGACACGGCCGGCATTTCGGTGACCTGGCTGCGTTATCGCGCATTGATCTGCGCCGGCATTCTCTGCGGCTTCTCCGGCACCTATCTCGCCATTGCCCAGTCGGCCGGCTTCATCGCCAACATGTCGGCCGGTAAGGGTTATATCGCGCTGGCCGCGTTGATCTTCGCCAAGTGGAAGCCGGTGCCGGTGATGCTGTCCTGTCTGCTCTTCGGCTTCCTCGACGCCTTCTCCAATTTCATGCAGGGCAAGTCGGTGCCTGGTATTGGCGAGGTGCCGGTACAGATTTTCCAGGCCTTGCCCTATATCCTCACCTGCATCCTGCTCGCAGGCTTTATCGGTGTCGCCAAACCGCCAAAGGCTGGTGGCGTACCCTATACCAAGGAGCGCTAG
- a CDS encoding TadE/TadG family type IV pilus assembly protein, with protein MTPDDVLLGGKPFVRRRAKAGLRAFGRARDGAAAIEFALLAIPYFMIIFAILETFVAFIAEQVVSNAVDTLSRQIRTGQITATNTTGPQFRQAFCNEISVLIACSAAELATPTNLYLDVKSYSTFADMPTTIPRASSDPYSDLNTTGFSFAPGGTGTINMVRAYYRWQVIVDLLRPYLANIHPSDGSMPSTYLIVATGAFQNENY; from the coding sequence ATGACGCCAGACGACGTTCTTCTTGGAGGCAAGCCCTTTGTACGGCGGCGTGCGAAGGCAGGCTTGCGCGCGTTCGGTCGCGCCCGCGACGGCGCCGCCGCCATTGAATTCGCGCTGCTGGCCATCCCCTATTTCATGATCATCTTCGCAATCCTGGAAACCTTCGTCGCCTTCATCGCCGAACAGGTGGTTTCCAACGCCGTCGATACGTTGTCGCGTCAGATCAGGACCGGGCAGATCACCGCAACCAATACGACCGGGCCGCAGTTCCGCCAGGCTTTTTGCAACGAGATCTCGGTGCTGATCGCCTGCTCGGCCGCCGAACTGGCGACCCCGACGAACCTCTATCTCGACGTCAAAAGCTATTCGACCTTCGCCGACATGCCGACGACGATCCCGCGTGCCTCGTCCGATCCCTATTCAGACCTCAATACGACGGGCTTTTCATTTGCTCCCGGCGGCACCGGGACCATCAACATGGTGCGCGCCTATTACCGCTGGCAGGTCATTGTCGATCTGCTGCGGCCCTATCTTGCCAACATCCATCCATCCGACGGCTCGATGCCGAGCACCTATCTCATCGTCGCGACGGGTGCCTTCCAGAACGAGAACTATTGA
- a CDS encoding adenosine deaminase — protein MTSHLKKVELHCHLEGAAPPALTLAQARKYNVDTSAFLRDGIYLWKDFAEFILCYDKVAGVYRTQEDYALLTETYLEELAGIGTIYSELIVSPDHGDRIGLGADAYMEGVSAGIRAAKEKSGIEARLIVTGERHFGPERVIKAAEYAARSNNPLITGFNMAGEERMGRVADYARAFDIAREAGLGLTIHAGEVCGAFSVADAVELVRPARIGHGVRAIEDADLVKRLADLGTVLEVCPGSNIALNVFPDFPSHPLRKLRDAGVRVTISSDDPPFFHTSLKREYELASTAFGFSDDEINTMTRTAIEAAFVDEATRAALLVRL, from the coding sequence GTGACATCGCATTTGAAGAAGGTCGAGCTGCATTGCCATCTGGAGGGTGCGGCTCCCCCGGCGCTGACGCTCGCGCAGGCGCGGAAGTATAATGTCGACACCAGCGCTTTCCTGCGCGACGGCATCTACCTCTGGAAGGATTTTGCCGAATTCATCCTGTGCTACGACAAGGTTGCGGGGGTCTACCGGACCCAGGAAGACTACGCGCTGCTGACCGAGACCTATCTGGAAGAGCTAGCCGGCATCGGCACGATCTATAGCGAGTTGATCGTCTCACCCGACCATGGCGACCGCATCGGGCTGGGCGCCGACGCCTATATGGAAGGTGTCTCGGCCGGCATCCGCGCCGCCAAGGAAAAGAGCGGCATCGAGGCCCGGCTGATCGTCACCGGCGAGCGCCATTTCGGGCCGGAGCGCGTCATCAAGGCCGCCGAGTACGCCGCCAGAAGCAACAATCCGCTGATCACCGGTTTCAATATGGCCGGCGAGGAACGCATGGGCCGTGTCGCCGATTATGCGCGCGCGTTCGATATCGCCCGCGAGGCCGGCCTCGGCCTTACCATCCACGCCGGTGAAGTCTGCGGCGCCTTCAGCGTCGCCGACGCGGTCGAGCTTGTCCGTCCGGCGCGGATCGGCCATGGCGTCCGCGCCATCGAGGATGCCGACCTGGTCAAGCGCCTTGCAGATCTCGGCACGGTGCTGGAGGTCTGCCCCGGCTCCAACATCGCCCTCAACGTCTTCCCGGATTTCCCCTCACACCCTCTGCGCAAGCTGCGCGATGCCGGCGTACGCGTCACCATTAGTTCCGACGACCCGCCCTTCTTCCACACCTCGCTGAAGCGCGAATACGAACTGGCCTCCACCGCCTTCGGTTTCAGTGACGACGAGATCAACACAATGACCCGGACGGCGATCGAAGCGGCTTTCGTGGACGAGGCGACACGGGCAGCACTCTTGGTAAGGTTGTGA
- a CDS encoding ABC transporter permease, with translation MSTASVPLPNWINYGLIPLINLLLAFLVSGLVIWFIGQNPFDAFVSLVQGALGNGESISFTLFYATSFIFTGLSVAVAIHAGLFNIGSEGQAYIGGLGAALVALSLDRYVPWYVTMPFAMIGAALFGAAWAFIPAWMQAKRGSHIVITTIMFNFIGAPLMVFLLSHVLIVPGKQAAESRTFLEGGQLPKLDWLINIFGSSIGAAPLNVSFLIALVMCFLVWLLIWRTKLGYEMRTLGLSPTAAIYAGIPYARTVIIAMLISGGLAGMMALNPVMGAQARLGVEFVAGAGFVGIAVSLMGRNHPFGIILAAILFGILYQGGDSVSFDMPEINRDMIAMIQGLVILFVGALEYMLRPTFVRLYQLFGRA, from the coding sequence ATGAGTACCGCATCCGTTCCGCTCCCCAATTGGATCAATTACGGCCTGATCCCGCTGATCAATCTGCTGTTGGCTTTCCTGGTCTCCGGCCTCGTCATCTGGTTCATCGGTCAGAATCCGTTCGATGCTTTTGTATCTCTGGTGCAAGGGGCGCTCGGCAACGGCGAGTCCATCAGCTTCACGCTGTTTTATGCGACCAGCTTTATCTTCACCGGCCTGTCGGTCGCGGTCGCCATTCATGCTGGCCTGTTCAATATCGGCTCTGAAGGCCAGGCCTACATTGGCGGTCTGGGCGCGGCGCTGGTGGCATTGTCGCTGGACCGGTATGTGCCGTGGTATGTGACCATGCCGTTTGCGATGATCGGCGCTGCGCTTTTCGGTGCTGCCTGGGCGTTTATTCCGGCCTGGATGCAAGCCAAGCGCGGCAGTCATATTGTCATCACGACCATCATGTTCAATTTCATCGGCGCGCCGCTGATGGTTTTTCTGCTGTCGCACGTCCTGATCGTGCCGGGAAAACAGGCGGCGGAATCGCGCACCTTTCTCGAGGGTGGCCAATTGCCGAAGCTCGATTGGCTGATCAATATCTTCGGCTCGTCGATTGGCGCCGCGCCGCTCAACGTCTCGTTCCTGATCGCGCTGGTGATGTGCTTCCTCGTCTGGTTGCTCATCTGGCGCACCAAACTCGGCTATGAGATGCGCACGCTCGGCCTCAGCCCGACCGCCGCCATCTATGCCGGCATTCCCTATGCGCGCACCGTCATTATCGCCATGCTGATATCGGGCGGTCTTGCCGGGATGATGGCGCTGAACCCCGTCATGGGGGCGCAGGCTCGCCTTGGCGTCGAGTTCGTCGCCGGCGCCGGCTTTGTCGGCATCGCCGTATCGCTGATGGGCCGCAATCACCCGTTCGGCATCATCCTGGCTGCTATTCTGTTCGGCATTCTCTACCAGGGAGGCGACAGCGTTTCCTTCGATATGCCGGAGATCAATCGCGACATGATCGCGATGATCCAGGGACTGGTGATCCTGTTCGTCGGTGCACTCGAATACATGCTGCGCCCGACATTCGTGCGTCTCTATCAACTGTTCGGCAGGGCGTGA
- the deoA gene encoding thymidine phosphorylase, giving the protein MIPQEIIRLKRNGGVLSAADIDSFIGALARGELAESQIGAFAMAVWFRGMTREETVALTLAMARSGDTLSWSGIGRPIADKHSTGGVGDNVSLMLAPIAAACGLAVPMISGRGLGHTGGTLDKLESIPGYGITPDAARFRKVVDEVGCAIIGQTGALAPADGKLYAVRDVTATVDSVPLITASILSKKLAAGLETLVLDVKIGSGAFMTSAEEAETLARSLVEVANGAGVKTSALITDMNQPLADAAGNVVELYNCLDFLKGGKAGTRLETVVLAFAAEMLTQAGIAKTLAEAEVSARNALVSGKAAELFGRMVHSLGGPADLLENPAKYLVAAPVQKPVLASSDGWLAVCNARAIGIGVIDLGGGRRRPQDKIDHRVGFSDILPLGVKVSKGDRIATVHVADDASAEKAATDLAANYRIADTAPVLPPVIVSRI; this is encoded by the coding sequence ATGATCCCGCAGGAAATCATCCGGCTGAAGCGCAACGGCGGCGTTCTTTCAGCCGCCGATATTGATAGCTTCATCGGAGCCTTGGCGCGCGGCGAACTGGCAGAAAGCCAGATCGGCGCCTTTGCCATGGCCGTCTGGTTTCGCGGCATGACGCGCGAGGAGACCGTGGCGTTGACGCTGGCCATGGCCCGCTCCGGCGACACGCTTTCCTGGTCTGGCATCGGCAGGCCGATCGCCGACAAGCATTCGACCGGTGGCGTCGGCGACAATGTCTCGCTGATGCTCGCCCCGATCGCCGCTGCCTGCGGCCTTGCCGTGCCGATGATCTCCGGCCGCGGACTCGGTCATACCGGCGGTACGCTCGACAAACTGGAATCCATACCCGGCTACGGTATCACTCCCGATGCGGCGCGTTTCCGCAAGGTGGTGGACGAAGTGGGCTGCGCCATCATCGGCCAGACCGGAGCCCTGGCGCCCGCCGACGGCAAGCTCTACGCAGTGCGTGATGTCACCGCGACCGTCGATTCCGTGCCGCTGATCACCGCCTCGATCCTGTCGAAGAAGCTGGCTGCCGGGCTTGAGACGCTGGTGCTCGACGTCAAGATCGGCAGCGGCGCCTTCATGACTTCGGCGGAAGAGGCCGAGACGCTGGCACGCTCACTGGTCGAGGTGGCGAACGGCGCGGGAGTGAAGACCTCGGCCCTGATCACCGACATGAACCAGCCGCTGGCAGATGCCGCCGGCAATGTCGTCGAGCTCTACAATTGTCTGGATTTTCTGAAGGGCGGCAAGGCAGGCACGCGACTGGAGACGGTCGTATTAGCCTTCGCTGCGGAGATGCTGACGCAGGCGGGGATCGCAAAGACACTCGCCGAAGCAGAGGTCAGCGCCCGCAATGCGCTCGTCTCCGGCAAGGCCGCCGAGCTGTTCGGCCGCATGGTTCATAGCCTTGGTGGTCCTGCGGATCTTCTGGAGAATCCGGCTAAATATTTGGTCGCGGCGCCGGTACAAAAACCGGTTCTTGCCTCTTCGGACGGCTGGCTTGCAGTCTGCAATGCCCGTGCCATCGGCATTGGTGTCATCGACCTCGGCGGTGGCCGCCGTCGACCGCAGGACAAGATCGACCATCGCGTCGGTTTCAGCGATATCCTGCCGCTTGGAGTGAAGGTGAGCAAAGGCGACCGTATCGCCACCGTTCACGTGGCTGATGATGCGAGCGCCGAAAAGGCCGCAACTGATCTGGCCGCAAACTATCGTATCGCGGATACCGCTCCTGTTTTGCCGCCGGTGATTGTCTCGCGGATCTGA